The Impatiens glandulifera chromosome 8, dImpGla2.1, whole genome shotgun sequence genome includes a window with the following:
- the LOC124912119 gene encoding transcription initiation factor TFIID subunit 12 isoform X2, whose product MDETPVTSNEQPQTPAPVPATAAPIPAPTSLASTTLSSSSSVPSISSSAVTPSPIQDPSPNSPSISQTQQQSSVQSSQARPQFNRPWQPPSHYTHFSSSSQLSSMPPSFASSSSPSTPPVPPFSSSSSSSTLPPMAPPPVQKGGMAIGLPAHHPTAASSPSSFSSLNPPPLGQQFGGMTRGSAPAPDSTSSPGTSQLRPPIQGIQGMGSTGSFSSGPTMRPGGMSSLHHQQRPMQSSVRAQTSANSQASTSQSRNLPWMPSSGSQGTTPFPPSSFRPRSITQQLQQRAQVNRQQIQGLPLAAASQQPEHGSSSSQQQSQPQQQPLSPVNPQHEQFPPSRVAQSLTNQLQIPRTAPGIGNQKPPQSVGQPASLQPTPVSRAQTADDDEQCNRILGKRTIRELVSQIDPSEKMDPEVEDILIDIAEEFMESITTFGCSLAKHRKSTSLEAKDILLHVERTWNISLPGFGGDEIKTYRKPDDKFAAYSLS is encoded by the exons ATGGATGAAACACCAGTAACGTCGAACGAGCAACCGCAGACTCCGGCGCCGGTTCCGGCGACAGCAGCTCCAATACCGGCTCCGACGTCATTAGCGTCTACAACActgtcatcttcttcttccgttCCTTCCATTTCCTCGTCGGCAGTTACGCCTTCCCCGATCCAAGATCCTAGCCCTAATTCTCCTTCAATATCCCAAACGCAACAACAATCATCCGTCCAAAGCTCTCAAGCGCGACCTCAATTCAACAGGCCATGGCAGCCTCCGTCACATTATACGCACTTCTCATCTTCTTCGCAGCTTTCGTCTATGCCTCCTTCTTTTGCATCTTCATCTTCGCCGTCGACTCCACCAGTGCCTCCTTtttcgtcttcttcttcgtcttccACATTGCCGCCTATGGCGCCTCCACCGGTACAAAAAGGTGGGATGGCAATCGGTCTCCCTGCACATCATCCGACCGCtgcttcttctccttcttcattttcttctctgAATCCGCCTCCTCTAGGGCAACAATTTGGCGGAATGACTCGTGGTTCCGCACCTGCACCTGATTCTACCTCAAGTCCTGGCACATCACAG TTGAGACCTCCGATCCAAGGAATTCAGGGCATGGGATCCACAGGATCATTTAGCTCCGGCCCTACAATGCGGCCCGGTGGGATGTCTTCTTTACATCATCAACAAAGACCAATGCAGTCTTCTGTGAGAGCGCAAACCAGTGCAAATAGTCAGGCTTCTACTTCCCAG TCTCGAAATCTTCCTTGGATGCCATCATCCGGATCACAAGGGACTACTCCTTTCCCGCCATCATCATTTAGGCCGCGGTCAATCACACAACAGTTACAACAAAGAGCTCAAGTGAATCGGCAACAGATTCAGGGATTACCCCTAGCAGCAGCATCACAGCAGCCGGAGCATGGGTCGTCTTCTTCCCAACAACAGTCACAACCACAGCAGCAGCCACTTTCTCCAGTCAATCCTCAACATGAACAATTCCCTCCTTCAAGAGTTGCACAATCTTTAACAAATCAGCTACAGATCCCGAGAACCGCCCCAGGAATTGGAAACCAGAAACCTCCTCAATCAGTTGGACAGCCAGCCTCACTTCAGCCAACTCCTGTCAGTAGAGCACAAACTGCCGATGATGATGAACAATGCAATAGAATCCTTGGTAAAAGAACCATACGTGAGCTGGTTTCCCAG ATTGACCCGTCAGAAAAAATGGATCCTGAAGTAGAGGATATACTTATTGATATTGCAGAGGAATTCATGGAGTCT ATAACAACTTTTGGATGCTCGTTAGCTAAGCACAGGAAATCAACTAGTTTGGAAGCAAAAGACATACTATTGCATGTTG AAAGGACCTGGAACATAAGTCTTCCTGGATTCGGTGGAGATGAGATTAAGACCTACAGAAAACCT GATGACAAGTTTGCTGCATATTCCCTCTCTTGA
- the LOC124912119 gene encoding transcription initiation factor TFIID subunit 12 isoform X1, with protein MDETPVTSNEQPQTPAPVPATAAPIPAPTSLASTTLSSSSSVPSISSSAVTPSPIQDPSPNSPSISQTQQQSSVQSSQARPQFNRPWQPPSHYTHFSSSSQLSSMPPSFASSSSPSTPPVPPFSSSSSSSTLPPMAPPPVQKGGMAIGLPAHHPTAASSPSSFSSLNPPPLGQQFGGMTRGSAPAPDSTSSPGTSQLRPPIQGIQGMGSTGSFSSGPTMRPGGMSSLHHQQRPMQSSVRAQTSANSQASTSQSRNLPWMPSSGSQGTTPFPPSSFRPRSITQQLQQRAQVNRQQIQGLPLAAASQQPEHGSSSSQQQSQPQQQPLSPVNPQHEQFPPSRVAQSLTNQLQIPRTAPGIGNQKPPQSVGQPASLQPTPVSRAQTADDDEQCNRILGKRTIRELVSQIDPSEKMDPEVEDILIDIAEEFMESITTFGCSLAKHRKSTSLEAKDILLHVERTWNISLPGFGGDEIKTYRKPFTSDIHKDRLAAIKKSISSGEVITNTKASTQAIGKGHHNPTRAPLNNLGSPNPPPKTREAS; from the exons ATGGATGAAACACCAGTAACGTCGAACGAGCAACCGCAGACTCCGGCGCCGGTTCCGGCGACAGCAGCTCCAATACCGGCTCCGACGTCATTAGCGTCTACAACActgtcatcttcttcttccgttCCTTCCATTTCCTCGTCGGCAGTTACGCCTTCCCCGATCCAAGATCCTAGCCCTAATTCTCCTTCAATATCCCAAACGCAACAACAATCATCCGTCCAAAGCTCTCAAGCGCGACCTCAATTCAACAGGCCATGGCAGCCTCCGTCACATTATACGCACTTCTCATCTTCTTCGCAGCTTTCGTCTATGCCTCCTTCTTTTGCATCTTCATCTTCGCCGTCGACTCCACCAGTGCCTCCTTtttcgtcttcttcttcgtcttccACATTGCCGCCTATGGCGCCTCCACCGGTACAAAAAGGTGGGATGGCAATCGGTCTCCCTGCACATCATCCGACCGCtgcttcttctccttcttcattttcttctctgAATCCGCCTCCTCTAGGGCAACAATTTGGCGGAATGACTCGTGGTTCCGCACCTGCACCTGATTCTACCTCAAGTCCTGGCACATCACAG TTGAGACCTCCGATCCAAGGAATTCAGGGCATGGGATCCACAGGATCATTTAGCTCCGGCCCTACAATGCGGCCCGGTGGGATGTCTTCTTTACATCATCAACAAAGACCAATGCAGTCTTCTGTGAGAGCGCAAACCAGTGCAAATAGTCAGGCTTCTACTTCCCAG TCTCGAAATCTTCCTTGGATGCCATCATCCGGATCACAAGGGACTACTCCTTTCCCGCCATCATCATTTAGGCCGCGGTCAATCACACAACAGTTACAACAAAGAGCTCAAGTGAATCGGCAACAGATTCAGGGATTACCCCTAGCAGCAGCATCACAGCAGCCGGAGCATGGGTCGTCTTCTTCCCAACAACAGTCACAACCACAGCAGCAGCCACTTTCTCCAGTCAATCCTCAACATGAACAATTCCCTCCTTCAAGAGTTGCACAATCTTTAACAAATCAGCTACAGATCCCGAGAACCGCCCCAGGAATTGGAAACCAGAAACCTCCTCAATCAGTTGGACAGCCAGCCTCACTTCAGCCAACTCCTGTCAGTAGAGCACAAACTGCCGATGATGATGAACAATGCAATAGAATCCTTGGTAAAAGAACCATACGTGAGCTGGTTTCCCAG ATTGACCCGTCAGAAAAAATGGATCCTGAAGTAGAGGATATACTTATTGATATTGCAGAGGAATTCATGGAGTCT ATAACAACTTTTGGATGCTCGTTAGCTAAGCACAGGAAATCAACTAGTTTGGAAGCAAAAGACATACTATTGCATGTTG AAAGGACCTGGAACATAAGTCTTCCTGGATTCGGTGGAGATGAGATTAAGACCTACAGAAAACCT TTCACAAGTGATATTCATAAAGATCGACTTGCAGCG ATTAAGAAATCAATTAGCAGTGGTGAAGTGATAACAAACACAAAAGCGTCTACACAAGCCATTGGAAAAGGTCATCATAATCCGACAAGAGCACCATTGAACAATTTGGGATCTCCAAATCCTCCTCCTAAAACCCGCGAAGCTTCCTGA
- the LOC124911776 gene encoding solute carrier family 35 member F1-like encodes MSIISWFRDHERVSSTIYVLFLGQVISFVMSLIGFSSSLVAELGVDTPVTLTFFSYLALALVYGSILVYRRRKLLVPWYWYFPLGFVDVQGNYFVNKAFQYSSITSVSLLDCWTIVWVIILTRIFLGTRYSLWQFVGAAICILGLGLVLLSDAGVGGGGGSKPLLGDLLVITGTFFYAFSNVGEEFCVKKKDRVEVVAMLSLFAMLVSIVQIALLEWKSLQSVEWSTDIILCFVGYATGSFIFYTLTPLVLQMSGATLFNLSILTSDMWAVVIRIFIYRQKVDWLYYVSFAIVGVGIIIYSKTERKSDLPPSMENGNLTNEYQLLRDENTNHTENGNLTTEYQLLHDESSNHAENENLTTEYQLLRDENTKS; translated from the exons ATGAGCATTATCAGCTGGTTTAGAGATCATGAGCGAGTTTCGTCGACGATTTACGTTCTGTTTCTCGGTCAAGTGATTTCGTTTGTAATGTCGCTCATTGGCTTCAGTTCTTCTCTCGTTGCTGAGCTTG GCGTGGACACGCCTGTTACACTTACATTTTTCTCTTATCTGGCTTTGGCTTTGGTTTATGGAAGCATTTTGGTTTACAGGCGCCGGAAATTATTG GTTCCTTGGTATTGGTATTTCCCCCTTGGCTTTGTGGATGTACAAGGAAATTATTTTG TCAACAAAGCTTTTCAATACTCATCGATTACAAGTGTGTCATTGTTGGATTGTTGGACTATTGTGTGGGTCATAATCCTTACTAGGATTTTCTTGGGCACACGATATTCCCTGTGGCAGTTTGTTGGGGCAGCCATCTGTATACTTGGTCTCGGGCTCGTGCTTTTGTCTGATGCTGGTGTTGGTGGTGGAG GTGGCTCGAAACCTCTTCTTGGCGATTTACTCGTCATCACAGGCACATTTTTCTACGCTTTTAGTAATGTTGGTGAG GAGTTTTGTGTGAAAAAGAAAGATCGCGTTGAAGTTGTGGCAATGCTTAGTCTTTTCGCAATGCTTGTGAGCATAGTACAAAT AGCTTTATTAGAGTGGAAGAGTCTTCAATCAGTAGAATGGTCTACAGATATT ATCCTATGTTTTGTTGGCTATGCGACGGGGAGTTTCATTTTCTACACTTTGACACCCTTGGTATTGCAG ATGAGTGGAGCGACATTGTTCAATCTGTCAATCCTCACATCCGACATGTGGGCTGTTGTCATTCGTATTTTCATCTACCGCCAGAAG GTGGACTGGTTATACTATGTTTCATTCGCAATTGTGGGAGttggaattattatatattcaaaaac GGAGAGGAAAAGCGATCTTCCACCGTCAATGGAGAATGGGAATCTCACAAATGAATACCAGTTACTCCGCGATGAAAACACTAATCATACGGAGAATGGAAATCTCACAACTGAATACCAGTTGCTCCACGATGAAAGCTCAAATCATGCTGAGAATGAGAATCTTACAACGGAATACCAATTGCTCCGCGATGAAAACACGAAGTCGTAA